In Denticeps clupeoides chromosome 1, fDenClu1.1, whole genome shotgun sequence, a single window of DNA contains:
- the tonsl gene encoding tonsoku-like protein, which translates to MNLSRELKALQKAKSKAQTHKNLKEEAGLCNQLGELLAKNGDFKAAIEEHKEELALSKALGDVIGCAVANRKIGECFAEMGNCDLALKHQQRHLDLARSVEDAAEEQRALATIGRTYLFRYESDQSQESLGQAKEAFKKSLAIVDERLQGVVPTRELGEMKARLFLNLGCVYDALKEPQRCSDLIRRCIFLAEKNCLLEDLYRANCLLGNIHFRNGQHSRATRCLEQAKECARKLKDKFSESESFHSIGQVQLSLGDFIAARRSLKKAFTLGSQQAADHDAVKKALKQAIRGCKLEEAVAELHEGQKQDAMGLAEQLGDLYCKVGCYSKAVDSYMTQLSFAESLGKPGRELAVIHVSLAATYTDLRQHPKAIEHYKHELGLRMGNAKEECKTWLNIAVSQEEAGQSLEDLDSSYSSALRCADRGRLPLLQRRVLRLWLSAQQKGGSPQCDETQARLLELCSSEGLNPDSEVEDEEEEEEENSEPLEDSDIELSDSDDDDLEEYEKTVSGRRKTGRWNRRNEKGETTLHRACIEGNLRQVQYLVDQGHPVNPRDYCGWTPLHEACNHGLHDIVALLLDRGANINDPGGPMCEGVTPLHDALSCGHFNVARLLVEKGASVTTRNSRGETPLDSLHQWLKMYSRELDSETKQECAATEKMLRLALSGGITVISVPPKPPLQDSQLFDAENSEPLVPERCYAPQQNSPRTRSPPRSSALLSPKQRRTDRSCFPQRGTEADVLYREGSSDSEQPDSDASLSPLRPVQPRQRGLSVVPTAQEASPRPDMTSAHFGRELLVSGREEYLKAIQSLGSAKSRLLSQTLSEPAFSSTPVVPANSVSALVPEDEYIADDWLDDDLGEVQPKKKRKVSSEQECRQKSSYQPSTRSQNLTSAPFEPTLRASSSSRAPSLKKGHSKPRQLKMTQLSGMEVLGRREVSRSQNPANLDSDDNDLPAHQHVVPAPPAPLASVVPAPIRMRVRVIDSVFLIPVPHSAADSCTVSWLCDQAAQRYYQTCGLLPRLSLQKEGALLAPQDPLLAVLHTNEEVLAEVSSWDLPPLPERYKKACLSLAVEANARVLRLCEMQDGAASVSVCSLSLTPSSLSPLLRALKLQSGLTELRLAGNRLHDDLLPELVAAANTMPRLRVLDVSANQITGEGIKKAADALEGKGQPAFPCLEELNLSMNPLGDGHAQALSCLLSACPLLVTLSLEGCSLTARFLQQHRLLLASALAGSGHLKSVSLSHNALGSTGFELVLKTLPLHGLTHLYMSAVCRGPADPPALEHLSTLLSQGNISLTHLSLAGNGLTDHSVALLARCLSVCHSLVSLDLSANPDVTSAGLHCLLSAMKDCRQPLTHLNLQGCQVAGPWDELTLSVLLECVLDLRLCSQRLNKLDQQALQHCWGQQESSCSLFRQGKCMLRMSAPP; encoded by the exons ATGAACCTGTCAAGGGAGCTCAAAG CATTGCAGAAGGCTAAAAGTAAGGCccagacacacaaaaatctCAAGGAAGAAGCTGGTCTTTGCAATCAGCTGGGAGAGCTATTGGCTAAAAATG GTGATTTCAAAGCTGCGATTGAGGAGCATAAAGAAGAACTGGCACTGTCCAAGGCCCTGGGTGATGTCATTGGCTGTGCTGTGGCCAATCGTAAAATTGGAGAATGTTTTGCTGAAATGGGAAACTGTGATTTGGCTCTGAAG CACCAGCAGCGTCATCTGGACCTCGCTCGGTCTGTAGAAGATGCTGCAGAGGAACAGCGGGCCCTCGCCACAATCGGAAGGACTTACCTATTCCGTTATGAGTCGGATCAGTCGCAGGAAAGCCTAGGCCAGGCTAAGGAGGCTTTTAAGAAGAGCTTGGCCATAGTGGACGAACGTCTGCAGG GTGTTGTTCCCACACGAGAGCTGGGTGAGATGAAGGCGAGACTCTTTCTCAACCTGGGCTGTGTGTACGACGCCCTAAAGGAACCCCAACGCTGCAGTGACTTGATTCGCCGGTGCATCTTCCTTGCAGA GAAGAACTGTCTTCTGGAGGATCTTTACAGAGCCAACTGTCTACTTGGCAACATCCATTTCCGTAATGGCCAACACTCTCGTGCCACCCGCTGCCTGGAGCAGGCCAAGGAGTGTGCCCGCAAGCTGAAAGACAAGTTCTCTGAGAGTGAAAGCTTCCATAGCATTGGacag GTTCAGCTCTCCTTGGGGGACTTTATAGCAGCTCGGCGTTCCCTAAAGAAAGCTTTCACTCTTGGCTCCCAGCAAGCAGCTGACCATGATGCAGTGAAGAAGGCACTCAAGCAAG CTATCCGGGGCTGTAAGCTTGAAGAGGCTGTGGCAGAATTGCACGAGGGTCAGAAGCAGGATGCCATGGGCCTGGCAGAGCAGCTGGGGGATTTGTACTGTAAGGTGGGCTGCTACAGCAAAGCTGTGGATTCCTACATGACCCAG CTGTCTTTTGCGGAGAGTCTTGGAAAACCCGGCCGGGAGCTGGCGGTCATTCATGTGTCTCTGGCTGCCACGTACACAGACCTCCGGCAGCATCCAAAAGCTATTGAGCACTATAAACATGAGCTGGGACTGAGGATGGGGAATGCTAAAGAG GAATGCAAGACCTGGTTGAACATTGCAGTATCTCAGGAAGAAGCTGGCCAGAGCTTGGAAGACTTGGACAGCAGTTACTCTTCTGCCCTGAGGTGTGCAGACAGAGGGCGACTGCCATTACTACAG AGACGGGTGCTGAGATTGTGGCTGTCTGCCCAGCAGAAGGGAGGCTCGCCGCAGTGTGACGAAACACAGGCTCGGCTTCTGGAGCTCTGCAGCTCTGAGGGCCTAAACCCTGATAGTGAGGtggaggatgaagaagaagaagaggaggagaatagTGAGCCATTGGAGGACAGTGACATTGAGCTTTCAGACTCAG ATGACGATGATCTTGAAGAATATGAGAAGACTGTGTCTGGCAGGAGGAAAACAGGACGA TGGAATCGGCGAAATGAGAAAGGTGAGACAACCCTTCACAGAGCATGCATTGAAGGCAACCTGAGGCAGGTTCAGTACTTGGTAGACCAG GGGCATCCTGTGAATCCCAGAGATTATTGTGGCTGGACACCACTGCATGAGGCTTGTAACCATGGACTCCACG ATATTGTGGCGTTGCTGTTGGACCGTGGGGCAAACATAAATGATCCGGGTGGTCCGATGTGCGAAGGGGTGACCCCGCTGCATGATGCCCTGAGCTGTGGGCACTTCAACGTTGCGCGACTGCTGGTGGAGAAGGGAGCCTCCGTCACCACGCGCAACAGCAGG GGTGAGACTCCATTGGACAGCTTGCATCAGTGGCTGAAGATGTATAGCCGGGAGCTGGACTCTGAGACGAAGCAAGAATGTGCAGCGACAGAGAAGATGTTAAGACTGGCTCTGTCAGGAGGAA TAACAGTCATCTCCGTTCCTCCCAAACCTCCACTTCAGGACAGTCAGCTTTTTGATGCAGAGAACTCTGAGCCTCTTGTTCCTGAAAGGTGTTACGCCCCCCAGCAGAACTCACCCAGGACCAGAAGCCCTCCAAGAAGCTCCGCCCTCCTGAGCCCCAAACAGAGACGAACCGACCGGTCATGCTTTCCACAGCGGGGCACAGAGGCGGATGTACTTTACAGA GAAGGGAGCAGTGACTCTGAGCAGCCTGACTCTGACGCCTCCCTCAGTCCTCTACGGCCTGTACAGCCGAGGCAACGTGGTCTCTCAGTGGTCCCAACTGCACAGGAAGCATCTCCCAGACCAGACATGACCTCAGCTCACTTTGGTAGAGAACTTCTCGTCTCTGGGCGGGAGGAGTACCTGAAAGCCATTCAGAGTCTGGGCAGTGCCAAGTCCCGTCTTCTCTCGCAGACCCTGTCAGAGCCCGCGTTTAGCAGTACACCAGTCGTTCCAGCCAATAGCGTGTCTGCACTGGTCCCTGAGGATGAGTACATAGCAGATGATTGGCTTGATGATGACCTGGGAGAGGTACAGcccaaaaagaagagaaaagtgaGTTCGGAACAAGAATGTAGGCAGAAGAGCAGCTACCAGCCTTCAACAAGGAGTCAGAACCTTACTTCAGCCCCTTTTGAGCCAACATTGAGGG CATCATCATCGAGCAGGGCTCCATCCCTGAAGAAGGGTCATTCAAAGCCCCGGCAGCTCAAGATGACTCAGCTATCCGGCATGGAGGTGCTGGGACGGAGAGAGGTCAGCAGGTCACAGAACCCCGCCAATTTGGACAGTGATGATAATGACCTGCCTGCCCACCAGCACGTTGTGCCA GCTCCACCAGCTCCATTAGCTTCTGTAGTGCCTGCACCGATCAGGATGAGAGTCCGAGTGATTGACAGCGTTTTTCTTATTCCTGTGCCACACAG TGCAGCAGATTCCTGCACGGTCTCGTGGTTGTGTGATCAGGCTGCCCAGCGGTACTACCAAACCTGCGGCCTCCTGCCACGCCTCTCGCTGCAAAAAGAGGGCGCTCTGCTCGCACCTCAGGACCCTCTGCTGGCCGTGCTGCACACAAATGAGGAG GTTTTGGCAGAGGTGAGCTCATGGGACCTGCCTCCTCTGCCCGAGCGCTACAAGAAGGCTTGTTTGAGTCTTGCTGTTG AGGCGAATGCGCGAGTGCTGCGACTGTGCGAGATGCAGGATGGTGCTGCgtccgtgtctgtgtgtagCCTCAGCCTGACCCCCTCGTCGCTGTCCCCCCTGCTGCGTGCCCTCAAGCTACAGTCCGGCCTTACAGAGCTGCGCCTTGCGGGCAACCGTCTCCATGACGACCTGTTGCCTGAGCTGGTCGCGGCAGCCAATACTATGCCAAGGCTTCGGGTATTGGACGTGTCTGCCAATCAGATCACGGGTGAGGGCATCAAGAAAGCAGCAGATGCGTTGGAAGGAAAAGGCCAACCAGCATTTCCA tGTCTGGAGGAGCTGAATCTGAGCATGAACCCACTGGGTGATGGCCATGCTCAGGCGTTGTCCTGTTTGCTGTCTGCCTGTCCCCTTCTGGTCACGCTGTCCCTGGAGGGCTGCAGTCTGACTGCTCGCTTCCTCCAGCAACACCGCCTTCTACTGGCCAGTGCCCTGGCAG GCTCAGGACACCTGAAATCTGTCTCCTTGTCCCACAATGCCTTGGGCTCGACGGGTTTTGAGTTGGTGCTGAAGACATTACCGCTGCATGGCCTGACTCACCTCTACATGTCTGCGGTGTGCAGGGGTCCAGCGGACCCcccagcactggagcatctcaGTACACTCCTGTCACAG GGCAACATTTCCCTCACCCACTTGAGTTTGGCAGGAAATGGCTTGACGGACCACAGCGTTGCTTTGTTGGCCAG gtgtctgtctgtctgtcactccCTGGTATCGCTGGATCTGTCTGCAAACCCGGACGTGACGTCAGCTGGCCTTCACTGCCTTTTGAGTGCCATGAAAGATTGCCGTCAGCCTCTGACTCATTTGAACCTCCAAG GGTGTCAGGTGGCTGGACCCTGGGATGAGCTGACTTTGTCTGTTCTGTTGGAGTGTGTGCTGGACCTGCGCCTCTGCTCTCAGAGGCTCAACAAGCTTGACCAGCAGGCCTTGCAGCACTGTTGGGGTCAGCAGGAAAGCAGCTGCAGCCTGTTCCGCCAAGGAAAATGTATGCTCAGAATGTCAGCACCTCCATGA